ACGAGCATCAGGTGCTCGGCGCGCTCCTTGGGGTCGGCGAGCAGCTCGGCGGCGAGCTCGTTGTCCTCGTGCGGGGTGGCACCGCGGTGCCGGGTGCCGGCGATCGGGTGCACCATCGCCTCGCCCTCGCTGACCTTGACCAGCGCCTCCGGGCTGGAGCCGACCACGTCGAAGCCGCCCTCGGCGGTGCCGTCCGGCCCGGGGAAGCGGAACAGGTACATGTACGGGCTGGGGTTGGTGGTGCGCAGCACCCGGTAGACGTCGAGGGCGGAGGCCGGGCAGGGGGCCTCGAAGCGCTGCGAGGGCACCACCTGGAAGGCCTCGCCGGCCCGGATCCGCTCCTTGACCGTCTCCACCGCGGCCCGGTAGGGCGCACCGCCGAACGGCGAGTGCGCCTCGGCGGCGGTCGGGGTGAAGGTGGCGAGGCCCGGGTCGACCGGCTTGCGGAGGTCGGCCTCCATCGCGTCGAGGCGGGCGACCGCGTCCGCGTACGCCTCGTCGACGCCGCTCGCCAGGTCGTTGTGGTTGACCGCGTTGGCGATGAGCAGCACGGTGCCGTCGACGTGGTCGAGGACGGCGAGGTCGGTGGCGAGCAGCAGGGTGAGCTCGGGGAGCTTCAGGTCGTCCGGGGTGAGGTTCGGCAGCTTCTCCAGGCGGCGGACGACGTCGTAGCCGAGGTAGCCGACCATGCCGCCGGTGAGCGGGGGCAGGCCGTCGTCGGTGTGCCGCGGGGTGTGCAGGGCGGCGAGGGCGGCGCGCAGCACCTGCAGCGGGTCGCCGGTCGTGGGGATGCCGACCGGCGGGGTGCCCTGCCAGCGGGCGGTGCCGTCCGGGTCCACGGTGAGGGTGGCGGCGCTGCGGACGCCGACGAAGGAGTACCGGGACCAGCTCTGGCCGTGCTCGGCGGACTCCAGCAGGAAGGTGCCGGGGCGCTCGCCGGCGAGGCTGCGGTACAGACCGATCGGGGTGAGGCCGTCCGCGAGGAGCCTGCGGGTGACGGGGATGACCCGGGTGTCGGCGGCGAGCTTGCGGAAGGCCTCGAGGTCCATGGGAGCGGGCACCGTTCGGAGAAGGAGGGGCGGGCTGGTGTTGGTGCTGGCGTGGAGCCGGTTGAAAGGTTACTGAGCGACGGGCAGGACGTCGGCGTCGAAGCAGGTGCGGGCGCCGGTGTGGCAGGCGGCGCCGGTCTGGTCGACCTTGACCAGCAGGGTGTCTCCGTCGCAGTCCAGGGCGACGGCGACCACCCGCTGGACGTGGCCGGAGGTGTCGCCCTTCACCCAGTACTCGCTGCGGCTGCGGCTCCAGTAGGTGCAGCGGCCGGTGGTCAGGGTGCGGTGCAGCGCCTCGTCGTCCATCCAACCCAGCATCAGCACCTCGCCGGTGTCGTACTGCTGCGCGATGGCGGGGAGCAGGCCGTCGGCGGTGCGCTTGAGGCGGGCGGCGACGGCCTCGTCCAGGGCGGTGCTGCCGGGGGCTGCGGGTGTGGTGGACATGCGGCCCATTCTCGCAGCTCCGGCCCGCCGCGGTGATCGGTGTTCGGGGAGTGGTCACCGCCCGCCGGGGCTCTCGCAGCCGGCCGGCCAGACCACCCGGACCTCCAGGCCGGCGGCGCGGGCGGCTCCGACGATCCGGGCGGGCTCGCTGCCCGGCCGGCCGTCCCAGACGGCGATCAGCTCGTCGACCATGCCGACCAGGACCGGGCCGGTGTCCTCGCCCGGTCCGCCGGTCCCGGCGGAGGCCAGCCGGTGCACCGCGTTGGCCGCGTTGAGCAGCTGCCGGCGGGTCTCGCGGCAGCCCCCGCCGGTGAAGGCCCCGGCGCCGGCCTCGGCCGCGGAGAGCACCACCTCGATCCGCCCGCCGTGGTCGAGGACGGACTGCGCGAACCAGCTGTCCGGCCCGGGCCGCAGCCGGCCGACGCCGACCAGGTCGTAGGCCTCGTGTGCGGTGACCAGCTGCCAGAGTTCGCCCCGGACGAGCATCTCGGTGAGGTCCGAGAGGCTTTCGTGCCCGATGATTCCGACTCGCATGAGAAGTTGACCCCTAGTACGGGTCGTGCCGCCCCCAGCGTACCGAGCGGTGCCCGGGGCGGCGACGACGGATGCCGCAGCAGGAGACCGGAGGCTCCGCCAGGAGCCGGAAGCGAGGACGGGATGATCGTGGCCTTCTCCGTCACGCCGCTGGGCGTGGGCGAGGACGTGGGCGAGGCGGTGGCCGCGGCGGTGAAGGTGGTCCGCGACAGCGGGCTGCCGAACCGGACGGACGCCATGTTCACCAGCATCGAGGGCGACTGGGACGAGGTGATGCCCGTGGTGCGGGCGGCGATCGAGGCGGTGAAGGCCTACAGCAACCGGGTCAGCACCGTGATCAAGATCGACGACCGGAGCGGGGTGACCGGCGCTCTGACCGCGAAGGTCGAGAGCGTGGAGCGGCATCTCGCGGCACTGGAGGACGGCGGCGGCGAGTCGCGGTGATCCGCTGACGGCGGCCTCGGCGGCGGGCCACAATGGCGGGGAGCCGAGGGGGTCGGGGTGGAGCAGGGGCGCAGGCGGGCCGTCGTGGTGGTCGCCGTCGTGGTGGTGCTGGCGGTCGCGGCCGCGGTGTGGCTCTGGCCGGACGGCGAGCGCCGGGCGGCCCCTCCCCCGCCGGCGCCGAGCAGCGCCCCGCCCTCGCCTTCGCCGAGCCCCTCGAAGACCCTGCCGTACCCGTGGTTCACGCCCGGAACGTGCTTCGACCACCCGCAGCTCAGCGAGGTGATCACCCGGGCCGAGGAACGCCCCTGCGAGCAGCCGCACGACGGCGAGGCGATCGCCGACGTGCTGCTGCCCGAGGGGCTCACCAGCGATGTGCAGATCGGACGGGCGATGCGGGAGCTGTGCGCGGCGCCGCTCGCCGAGTGGCAGCAGCGGCAGGGCGGCGGCGGGCCGTACTACGGCTTCCCGCTGGGGCCGTACCTGCAGTACTACAAGCAGGGCATGCGGGACGCGACCTGCACCCTGACCGCCAGCAACCGCCAGCACGGCCGCAAGCTGACGGGCCGTCTGCACTGAACACGCCGTACCGATGGACAGCACCGCGACCGTGAGTGGTCGACCGGTCGGCGTCGGCGCCTACATCCGGACGAGGCCGAGTTGGCGCATCATGGCCATGTTGTCCCAGTTCCACCAGCCCTCGCAGATCATCCCGTCCTCGAAGCGGAAGACGGTCATGCCGGTCATCTCGACCCGCTTGTGGGTGGCGGGCAGGCCCATGAAGTCGCCCTTGTGGAGGCCGCTGAAGCTCCACATGGTGGCGACCCGGTCGCCCTCGGCCATCTGGCTGTCGATCGTGAAGGCCATGTCGAAGGCCTCCAGGTAGCCGGCGCACTTCTCCCTGATGGCGTCCCGTCCGACCATGTCGTTCTCGTCGGCGATGTCGTGGTCGTGGTAGCCCGGGGCGACGAGTTCGTCGAAGACGGTGAGGTCGCCGGCGGACATTCGCTGCATCAGCTGCTGGACGGCGGCCTTGTTGAGCTGCTCGTCGCGGACGATGTCGAGGTCGGTGAAGGTGGGCGGCTCGTCGCAGAGCGCGACCATCTCGTTGAAGATCCGGTCGGTCTCGGGGAGTTTCGAGTTGCGCATCGCCTCCTCGTAGGAGGGGAACTCGACGATCTCGACGACGTGCCGGGCGTCGGCGCGGTCGGCGCCGACCATGGAGTGGGTGGCCGTGCGGCGGCCGCGGGTCTGCTCGATCCAGCTGTCCATCAGCCGGTTGAGGTCGTCGACCTTGTCGGTCCTGCACTCGATGAGCTGGACGAACGTCATGATGTACCTCCGGGTCGCACCGCCCCCTGGCCATGATCGTCCGCCGACCGCCGCACCCTCGGATTCTTACGATCCTCCCGCTCCGCCCCTCGGGCAAGGCGCGGCGGAGGGCCGAGCCTAGGGTGGTGCCCATGACGAAGCATGCGCGGGGGGAACGCGAGCGACTGGCGGATCTGCTGGCCGCGGCCGGACCGCAGGCGCCGACGCTGTGCGCGGGGTGGACGACGGCGGACCTGGCGGCGCACCTGGTGCTGCGCGAGCGGCGCCCGGACGCGGCGGCGGGCATCCGGGTCGGGCCGCTCGCGGGGTGGACGGAGAAGGTGCAGCGCGGCTACGCCCGGCGCCCGTACGAGGAGCTGGTCGACCTGTTCCGGTCGGGGCCGCCGGCGCTGTCGCCGTTCGCACTGCCGGGGGCGGACGAGGCCGCGAACCTGGTCGAGTACTTCGTGCACGCGGAGGACGTCCGGCGGGCCGGCGAGGGCTGGCGGCAGGAGGAGGTGTCGGCGCCGCTGGCGGACGCGCTGTGGCAGCGGCTGCCGATGCTGGCCCGGCTGGAGGCGGGCCGCAGGACACCGGTGCGGCTGGTGCTGGAGCGGCCGGACGGGCGGAGCTGCACGGTCGCGCACCGGACGGGGCCGACGGTGCAGCTGACCGGCGAGCCGGGCGAGCTGGTGCTCTTCGCGTACGGGCGGGGGGCGCGGACCTCGCTGTCGGTGCGCGGGGCGGAGACCGCGGTTGCGGCGCTGCGCAGAGTGCTTCCGCTGCCGGGGCCGCGCTGACCTGCGGCGACACGGCGGGTCCGGCGAGCGGCGCGCGATTGTCAGTGGCGCCGGTCACACTGGCTGGTGGCCTCGGCGACACGCCTCCGCGCCAGGCGGGGCGGCCCGGCCACCGACCCTCGAAGGGCACACCATGCTCACCACGGAGTTCCGGACAGGCTCCCCCTGCTGGCTCGACCTCGGGAGCCCGGACATCCCCGCGACCACCGAGTTCTACGGCACGGTCTTCGGCTGGACGTTCCAGTCGCTGGGCGAGGAGGCCGGCAACTACGGCTTCTTCCAGCAGGCCGGCAGGACGGTCGCCGCGGTCGGTCCGCTGACCGAGGAGGGGGCGGCCCCCGCGTGGACGATCTACTTCCGGACGCCCGACGCGGACGCCACCGCGAAGGCCGCCGAGCAGCACGGCGGCACGGTGCGGGCCGCGCCGTTCGACGTGATGTCCAACGGCCGGATGGCGCAGCTGTCGGACCCGGCGGGCGTGCAGTTCGCGATCTGGCAGCCGGGTGAGACGCAGGGCCTGGACGCGGTCAACGACGCCAACACCTTCTGCTGGGCGGAGCTGCACTCGCCGGACCCGGCCGCGGCGACGGCGTTCTACCGGGCGCTGTTCGACTGGCGGACGGAGGACGTGGAGATGCCGGGGATGACGTACACGGTGTACTCCACGGCGGAGGGCGGCGCGCAGCGGGAGACCTCGCTGGGCGGGGTGGCGCCGCTGCAGAGCGAGGACGAGCCGATCCGCTGGGTGCCGTACTTCGAGGTCACCGATGTGGACGCGGTGCTGGGCCGGGCGGAGCACGCCGGCGGCGCCGTCGTCATGCCGGGCATGGACGTGCCGAGCGTCGGCCGGATGGGCTGGGCGACGGACCCGCACGGCGCGGTGTTCGCGATCATCAAGAGCGACATGCCGTAGGGGCGACCTGCCGTCCCCCGCTAGGGCGGAGACGCGGGCCCGCCGCCGAGCGGTCGGCGGCGGGCCCGCGCACGGTCACCGGACGGGGTGGCCGGTCTCCCGCAGTGCGTCCTTGACCTGACCGATGGTCAGGTCGCCGAAGTGGAAGACGGAGGCGGCGAGCACCGCGTCGGCGCCGGCGTCGACGGCGGGCGCGAAGTCGGCGAGCTTGCCGGCGCCGCCGGAGGCGATCACCGGGACGGCGACGTTCTTCCGGACGGCCCGGATCATCTCCAGGTCGTAGCCGTCCTTGGTGCCGTCGGCGTCCATCGAGTTGAGCAGGATCTCACCGGCGCCCAGCTCGGCCGCGCGGACGGCCCATTCGACGGCGTCCAGGCCGGTGCCGCGGCGGCCGCCGTGGGTGGTGACCTCGAAGCCGGAGGGCGTCGTGGTGCCCTCGGGGGTGCGCCGGGCGTCGACCGAGAGCACCAGCACCTGGCGGCCGAAGCGCTCGGCGATCTCGCGGATCAGCTCGGGTCGGGCGATCGCCGCGGTGTTGACGCCGACCTTGTCGGCGCCGGCCCGCAGCAGCTTGTCGACGTCGTCGACGGTGCGGACGCCGCCGCCGACGGTCAGCGGGATGAAGACCTGCTCGGCGGTGCGGCGCACCACGTCGTAGGTGGTCTCCCGGTCACCGGAGGAGGCGGTGATGTCCAGGAAGGTCAACTCGTCGGCGCCCTGGGCGTCGTAGGCCTTGGCCAGCTCCACCGGGTCGCCGGCGTCGCGCAGGTTCTGGAAGTTGACGCCCTTGACGACCCGGCCGGCGTCGACGTCCAGGCAGGGGATGACACGTACTGCGAGGCTCACTGCTTGCCTTCCAAAAAGGTTGCGAGCCCGGGACGGTGGGCCTCGACCTCGACCTCGACCATCATCCGGGAGTCGATCAGGCCCTGGACCACGACCATGGTCGCCACCGGGCGGATCTCGTCGAAGAGTTTCTTGTGCGCCCGGCCGACCTCGTCGCAGTCCCGGACGTGGGTGATGAACATCCGGGTGCGGACGACGTCGGCCGCGGAGAGCCCGTACTCGGCAAGGGCCTTGAAGGCGACCTCGAACGCCGCGAGGGTCTGGGTGTACGGGTCGCCCTCGTGGTGGACCATGCCGCCCTCGAACGCGGTGGTGCCGGCGACGAGGACGGTGTCCCCGACCGCGATGGCCCGGGAGTAGCCGAACTGGTCCTCCCAGGGGGAGAAGCCGGACACTCGGTGCGGACGTGACGCGGCTGGCCCGGCGGCGGAGCCGCCCGGTAGTGGACCGTCAGTCATCGGGAAACAGCCTCCAGGGCCTCTTCGAGGGTGAACTTCTGCTCGTAGAGGGCCTTGCCCACAATCGCGCCTTCGACACCCTCGCCCGTCAGGGTGGCGATGGCGCGCAGGTCGTCCAGCGAGGAGACGCCGCCGGAGGCGACGACCGGCTTGTCGGTGGCGGCGCAGACGTTGCGCAGCAGCTCCAGGTTGGGGCCGGTGAGGGTGCCGTCGCGGTTGACGTCGGTGACCACGTAGCGGGCGCAGCCCTCGGAGTCGAGGCGGGCGAGGACCTCGTAGAGGTCGCCGCCGTCGCGGGTCCAGCCGCGGCCGCGCAGGGTGGTGCCGACGACGTCCAGGCCGACCGCGATCTTGTCGCCGTGCTCGGCGATGACCTTGGCGACCCACTCGGGGGCCTCCAGGGCCGCGGTGCCGAGGTTCACCCGGGTGCAGCCGGTGGCGAGGGCGGCGGCGAGCGACTCGTCGTCGCGGATGCCGCCGGAGAGCTCGACCTTGATGTCGAGGCGGCCGGTGACCTCGGCGAGCAGGTCGCGGTTGCTGCCGGTGCCGAAGGCGGCGTCGAGGTCGACCAGGTGCAGCCACTCGGCGCCGGCGTTCTGCCAGGCGAGGGCGGCGGCGAGGGGCTCGCCGAAGGAGGTCTCGGTGCCGGAGGCGCCCTTGACCAGGCGGACGGCCTGGCCGTCGCGGACGTCGACGGCGGGGAGCAGTTCGAGGCGGCTCATGTAAACGACCTTCGGCTTCAGAGGGTGCTGACCCAGTTGGTCAGCAGGGCGGCACCGGCGTCACCGGACTTCTCGGGGTGGAACTGGGTGGCCCAGAGCGGGCCGTTCTCCACGGCGGCGACGAACGGGTGGCCGTGGGTGGTCCAGGTGACCAGCGGGGCGTGCAGCCGGGCGCTGTGGACCTCCAGCTCCCACCGGCGGACACCGTAGGAGTGGACGAAGTAGTACCGGGTGTCGGCGTCGAGGCCGGCGAACATCCGGCTGTCCGCGGGGGCGTCGACGGTGTTCCAGCCCATGTGCGGGACGACCGGGGCGTCCAGCGGCTCGACGGTGCCGGGCCACTCGTCGCAGCCCTCCGTCTCGACGCCGTGCTCGACGCCGCGGGCGAAGAGGATCTGCATGCCGACGCAGATGCCGAGGACGGGTCGGCCGCCGGCCAGGCGGCGGCCGATGATCTGCTCGCCGCGGACGGCCCTGAGTCCGCGCATGCAGGCCTCGAAGGCGCCGACGCCGGGGACGAGCAGGCCGTCCGCGTCCAGGGCGGCCTGGAAGTCCGAGGTGACGGTGACGTTCGCACCGGTGCGTTCGACGGCACGCTGGGCGGAGCGGAGGTTGCCGGAGCCGTAGTCGAGGACGACGACGTTCTTGGCCATGGAAAAAGGGGTCCAGTCTCTCGGGGCGCCGGGCTAGATGCGCATCACGCCGGCGCCGAGGCACATCACGGCGCCGATGGCGAGCACGGCGATGACGCCCTTGGGCAGCTTCTGCTTCCAGAACGAGATCACGCCGCCGGCCAGGAAGAGGCCGACGAAGATCAGTGCGACGGCGGACTTGCTCACAGTGCACCCTTGGTCGAGGGGAGGATGCCGGCCGCGCGCGGGTCGCGCTCGGAGGCGTATCGCAGCGCCCGGGCGAGCGCCTTGAACTGGCACTCGACGATGTGGTGGGCGTTGCGGCCGTACGGCACGTGGACGTGCAGGGCGATCTGCGCCTGCGCGACGAAGGACTCCAGGATGTGCCGGGTCATGGTGGTGTCGTAGCTGCCGATCATCGGCGCCATGTTCTCCGGCTCGGTGTGCACCAGGTAGGGGCGGCCGGAGAGGTCGACGGTGACCTGGGCGAGCGACTCGTCGAGCGGGACGGTGCAGTTGCCGAAGCGGTAGATGCCGACCTTGTCGCCGAGCGCCTGCTTGAAGGCGGCGCCGAGCGCGAGGGCGGTGTCCTCGATGGTGTGGTGGGTGTCGATGTGCAGGTCGCCGTCGGTCTTGACCGTGAGGTCGAAGAGGCCGTGGCGGCCGAGCTGGTCGAGCATGTGGTCGTAGAACCCGACGCCCGTCGAGATCTCGGTCTTTCCGGTGCCGTCGAGGTCGATCTCGACGAGGACCGAGGTCTCCTTGGTGGTGCGTTCGACGCGGCCGATACGGGACATACGGGGTTACAGCTCCTTGATCACAAAGCGGACGGCGTCCAGGAAGGCGTCGTTCTCGGCGGGGGTGCCGGCGGTCACGCGCAGCCACCCGGGGACGCCGTTGTCGCGGACGAGGACGCCGTGGTCGAGGATCGCCTGCCACACGGCGTGGGTGTCGGCGAAGCGGCCGAACTGGACGAAGTTGGCGTCGGAGTCGGTGACCTTCAGGCCGAGCCCGCGCAGGGCGTCGACCAGGCGGTCCCGTTCGGCCTTGAGCTGCTCGACGTAGCCGAGCAGGGTGTCGGTGTGCTCCAGGCAGGCCAGCGCGGTGGCCTGGGTGACGGCCGACAGGTGGTACGGCAGGCGGACCAGCTGGACGGCGTCGACCACGGCCGGGTCGGCGGCGAGGTAGCCGAGCCGGAGGCCCGCCGCGCCGAAGGCCTTCGACATGGTGCGGGAGACCACCAGGTTGGGGCGGCCCTCGATCAGCGGGAGCAACGAGGCGCGGTGCGAGAACTCGACGTACGCCTCGTCGACGACGACCAGGCTGGGCCGGGCGGCCTGCGCGGCCTCGTACAGGGCGAGGACGGTGTCGGCCTCGACGGCGGTGCCGGTCGGGTTGTTCGGCGAGCAGACGAAGACCACGTGCGGCCGCTTCTCGGCGATCGCGGCGCGGGCGGCGTCGAGGTCGACGGTGAAGTCCGGGTTGCGCGGGCCGGAGATCCATTCGGTGCCGGTGCCGCGGGAGATCAGCGCGTGCATCGAGTACGAGGGCTCGAAGCCGAGTGCGGTGCGGCCGGGGCCGCCGAAGGTCTGCAGCAGCTGCTGGAGCACCTCGTTGGAGCCGTTGGCGGCCCAGACCTGCTGTCGGGTGACGGGGTGGCCGGTGGTGCGGGTGAGGTAGGCGGCGAGGCCCTCGCGCAGCTCGACCGCGTCCCGGTCGGGGTAGCGGTTGAGGTGCCGGGCGGCCTCGGCGACCCGCTCGGCGATCCGGGCGACCAGCGGCTCGGGCAGCGGGTACGGGTTCTCGTTGGTGTTCAGCTGGACGGGCACGTCGAGCTGGGGGGCACCGTACGGGGACTGTCCGCGCAGTTCGTCGCGGATGGGGAGGTCGTCGATCCTCAAGAGTTCGGCACCGTCCAGTCGAAGCGGGCGCGGATGGCGTCGCCGTGGCCGGGCAGGTCCTCGGCGTTCGCGAGGTTGACCACGTGCGCGGCGACGTCGGCCAGCGCCTCGCGGGTGTAGTCCACGACGTGGATGCCGCGCAGGAAGGACTGCACGGACAGCCCGGAGGAGTGGCAGGCGCAGCCGCCGGTGGGCAGCACGTGGTTGGATCCGGCCGCGTAGTCGCCGAGCGACACCGGCGCGAACGGGCCGATGAAGATCGCGCCGGCGTTGCGGACCCGGGCGGCGACGGCGCGGGCGTCCCGGGTCTGGATCTCCAGGTGCTCGGCGGCGTAGGCGTTGACGACCTCCAGGCCCTGCTCGACGTCGTCGACCAGGACGATGCCGGACTGCCGGCCGGCGAGGGCCTCGGTGACGCGCTCGCGGTGCTTGGTGGCTGCGACCTGGGCCTTCAGCTCGGTCTCGACGGCGTCGGCGAGCGCGAGGGAGTCGGTGACCAGCACGGAGGCGGCCATCGGGTCGTGCTCGGCCTGGCTGATCAGGTCGGCGGCGACGTCCCGCGGGGAGGCGGTCTCGTCGGCGAGGATCGCGATCTCGGTGGGACCGGCCTCGGCGTCGATGCCGATCCGGCCCTTGAGCAGGCGCTTGGCGGCGGCGACGTAGATGTTGCCGGGGCCGGTGACCAGGTTGACCGGACGGCACTCCTCGGTGCCGTAGGCGAACATCGCGATCGCCTGGGCGCCGCCGGCCGCGTACACCTCGGTGACGCCGAGCAGGGCGCAGGCCGCCAGGATCGTCGGGTGGACGGAGCCGCCGAACGCCTTCTGCGGCGGGGAGGTGACGGCGATGCCGGGCACACCGGCCTCCTGCGCGGGCACCACGTTCATCACCACGGAGGACGGGTACACCGCGAGGCCGCCGGGCACGTACAGGCCGACCCGGTCGACCGGCACCCAGCGCTCGCTGACGGTGCCGCCGGGCACCACCTCGGTGGTGTGGTCGGTGCGGCGCTGCTCGCGGTGGACGAGACGGGCGCGGCGGATCGACTCCTCCAGCGCGGCGCGGACCTTCGGGTCGAGGGTCTCCAGGGCGGCGGTGATCCGCTCCTCGGGCACCCGGGTGGACTCCAGCGTCACGCCGTCGAAGCGCTCGGTGATCTCGATCAGCGCCGCGACCCCGCGATGGCGTACGTCCTCGCAGATCGGCCGCACCTTCTCCAGAGCGGCTTCCACGTCGAACTCGGCACGGGGCAGCAGGTCGCGCGGGTCCGAGACGGAGCCGCGCAGGTCGATTCGAGAGATCACAGGGCCCAGTGTAAGGAGTGGCCGGAAACGGCGGCCGCGCATTTCAGTCCGTGATACGAAGGCCGAGACGGCCGAAGAT
The nucleotide sequence above comes from Streptomyces sp. TLI_235. Encoded proteins:
- a CDS encoding imidazole glycerol phosphate synthase subunit HisF, which produces MSLAVRVIPCLDVDAGRVVKGVNFQNLRDAGDPVELAKAYDAQGADELTFLDITASSGDRETTYDVVRRTAEQVFIPLTVGGGVRTVDDVDKLLRAGADKVGVNTAAIARPELIREIAERFGRQVLVLSVDARRTPEGTTTPSGFEVTTHGGRRGTGLDAVEWAVRAAELGAGEILLNSMDADGTKDGYDLEMIRAVRKNVAVPVIASGGAGKLADFAPAVDAGADAVLAASVFHFGDLTIGQVKDALRETGHPVR
- a CDS encoding anthranilate synthase component I: MDLEAFRKLAADTRVIPVTRRLLADGLTPIGLYRSLAGERPGTFLLESAEHGQSWSRYSFVGVRSAATLTVDPDGTARWQGTPPVGIPTTGDPLQVLRAALAALHTPRHTDDGLPPLTGGMVGYLGYDVVRRLEKLPNLTPDDLKLPELTLLLATDLAVLDHVDGTVLLIANAVNHNDLASGVDEAYADAVARLDAMEADLRKPVDPGLATFTPTAAEAHSPFGGAPYRAAVETVKERIRAGEAFQVVPSQRFEAPCPASALDVYRVLRTTNPSPYMYLFRFPGPDGTAEGGFDVVGSSPEALVKVSEGEAMVHPIAGTRHRGATPHEDNELAAELLADPKERAEHLMLVDLGRNDLGRVCEPGSVEVVDFMAIERYSHVMHIVSTVTGRVAEGRTAFDVLTACFPAGTLSGAPKPRAMQIIEELEPTRRGLYGGCVGYLDFAGDSDTAIAIRTAVLRDGTAYVQAGAGVVADSDPHAEDTECRNKAAAVLRAVATANTLRAPVS
- a CDS encoding enamine deaminase RidA (YjgF/YER057c/UK114 family) codes for the protein MTDGPLPGGSAAGPAASRPHRVSGFSPWEDQFGYSRAIAVGDTVLVAGTTAFEGGMVHHEGDPYTQTLAAFEVAFKALAEYGLSAADVVRTRMFITHVRDCDEVGRAHKKLFDEIRPVATMVVVQGLIDSRMMVEVEVEAHRPGLATFLEGKQ
- a CDS encoding 1-(5-phosphoribosyl)-5-[(5-phosphoribosylamino)methylideneamino] imidazole-4-carboxamide isomerase; this encodes MSRLELLPAVDVRDGQAVRLVKGASGTETSFGEPLAAALAWQNAGAEWLHLVDLDAAFGTGSNRDLLAEVTGRLDIKVELSGGIRDDESLAAALATGCTRVNLGTAALEAPEWVAKVIAEHGDKIAVGLDVVGTTLRGRGWTRDGGDLYEVLARLDSEGCARYVVTDVNRDGTLTGPNLELLRNVCAATDKPVVASGGVSSLDDLRAIATLTGEGVEGAIVGKALYEQKFTLEEALEAVSR
- a CDS encoding phosphoribosyl-AMP cyclohydrolase is translated as MGRMSTTPAAPGSTALDEAVAARLKRTADGLLPAIAQQYDTGEVLMLGWMDDEALHRTLTTGRCTYWSRSRSEYWVKGDTSGHVQRVVAVALDCDGDTLLVKVDQTGAACHTGARTCFDADVLPVAQ
- a CDS encoding histidinol-phosphate aminotransferase, with translation MRIDDLPIRDELRGQSPYGAPQLDVPVQLNTNENPYPLPEPLVARIAERVAEAARHLNRYPDRDAVELREGLAAYLTRTTGHPVTRQQVWAANGSNEVLQQLLQTFGGPGRTALGFEPSYSMHALISRGTGTEWISGPRNPDFTVDLDAARAAIAEKRPHVVFVCSPNNPTGTAVEADTVLALYEAAQAARPSLVVVDEAYVEFSHRASLLPLIEGRPNLVVSRTMSKAFGAAGLRLGYLAADPAVVDAVQLVRLPYHLSAVTQATALACLEHTDTLLGYVEQLKAERDRLVDALRGLGLKVTDSDANFVQFGRFADTHAVWQAILDHGVLVRDNGVPGWLRVTAGTPAENDAFLDAVRFVIKEL
- a CDS encoding imidazole glycerol phosphate synthase subunit HisH — translated: MAKNVVVLDYGSGNLRSAQRAVERTGANVTVTSDFQAALDADGLLVPGVGAFEACMRGLRAVRGEQIIGRRLAGGRPVLGICVGMQILFARGVEHGVETEGCDEWPGTVEPLDAPVVPHMGWNTVDAPADSRMFAGLDADTRYYFVHSYGVRRWELEVHSARLHAPLVTWTTHGHPFVAAVENGPLWATQFHPEKSGDAGAALLTNWVSTL
- a CDS encoding imidazoleglycerol-phosphate dehydratase translates to MSRIGRVERTTKETSVLVEIDLDGTGKTEISTGVGFYDHMLDQLGRHGLFDLTVKTDGDLHIDTHHTIEDTALALGAAFKQALGDKVGIYRFGNCTVPLDESLAQVTVDLSGRPYLVHTEPENMAPMIGSYDTTMTRHILESFVAQAQIALHVHVPYGRNAHHIVECQFKALARALRYASERDPRAAGILPSTKGAL
- a CDS encoding histidinol dehydrogenase, translated to MRGRRFRPLLTLGPVISRIDLRGSVSDPRDLLPRAEFDVEAALEKVRPICEDVRHRGVAALIEITERFDGVTLESTRVPEERITAALETLDPKVRAALEESIRRARLVHREQRRTDHTTEVVPGGTVSERWVPVDRVGLYVPGGLAVYPSSVVMNVVPAQEAGVPGIAVTSPPQKAFGGSVHPTILAACALLGVTEVYAAGGAQAIAMFAYGTEECRPVNLVTGPGNIYVAAAKRLLKGRIGIDAEAGPTEIAILADETASPRDVAADLISQAEHDPMAASVLVTDSLALADAVETELKAQVAATKHRERVTEALAGRQSGIVLVDDVEQGLEVVNAYAAEHLEIQTRDARAVAARVRNAGAIFIGPFAPVSLGDYAAGSNHVLPTGGCACHSSGLSVQSFLRGIHVVDYTREALADVAAHVVNLANAEDLPGHGDAIRARFDWTVPNS